The following proteins are co-located in the Meriones unguiculatus strain TT.TT164.6M chromosome 4, Bangor_MerUng_6.1, whole genome shotgun sequence genome:
- the Lrrc25 gene encoding leucine-rich repeat-containing protein 25, giving the protein MGAMGARLLRSCFPLLLALLHKSGSQDLTCMVSPSNVDWTQTFNDTCLNFSGLGLSLLRSQPLRASQVQVLDLSRNGLQTLPGGFFASLEKLKTLIVTHNWLTSVDQSLALRCDLELRADCSCGLGSWHDLRQNNCSGQQQLLCLHQDTGAPGNLSTFLQVNCPPSLAPGTIAALVVAGTIFLALAVCGSVLVWRVRRHRRASGQGLGKAQNAQDAPGPVTGFLPRYSSRRPGPKATDRPPATSTLVYENVFIGQPEEDCSWSAPRSSPAGDSDCYMNYRGADLDPQPLYCNLESLG; this is encoded by the exons ATGGGGGCCATGGGGGCAAGGTTGCTGAGGTCATGTTTCCCGCTGCTGCTGGCCCTGCTCCACAAGTCAGGGAGTCAGGATCTAACCTGCATGGTGTCCCCAAGCAATGTGGACTGGACCCAGACATTCAACGACACTTGCCTCAATTTCAGTGGCCTTGGCCTGTCCCTGCTAAGGAGCCAGCCCCTGAGAGCCAGCCAAGTGCAAGTCCTGGACCTGTCTAGGAACGGGCTGCAGACACTCCCGGGGGGCTTCTTTGCCAGCCTGGAGAAACTGAAAACCCTGATCGTCACCCACAACTGGCTGACCAGCGTGGACCAGTCGCTGGCCCTGCGCTGTGACCTGGAGCTCAGGGCAGACTGCAGCTGTGGGCTGGGGTCCTGGCATGACCTTCGCCAGAACAACTGCTCAgggcagcagcagctgctgtgtcTCCACCAGGACACTGGTGCTCCTGGGAACCTCTCCACCTTCCTTCAAGTCAACTGTCCCCCTAGCCTGGCCCCAGGGACCATCGCCGCCCTTGTTGTGGCAGGGACTATCTTTCTGGCCCTGGCTGTCTGTGGATCTGTGCTGGTCTGGAGAGTTCGGCGACACCGGAGAGCCAGTGGCCAGGGCCTCGGCAAAGCCCAGAATGCACAGGATGCCCCAGGACCAGTGACAGGCTTCCTGCCAAGGTACAGCAGCCGGCGACCTGGCCCCAAGGCCACGGACAGGCCACCAGCCACGTCCACGCTGGTCTATGAGAATGTCTTCATTGGCCAGCCAGAGGAGGACTGCTCCTGGTCGGCACCCAG GAGCAGCCCTGCTGGGGACAGCGACTGCTACATGAATTACAGGGGTGCCGACCTGGACCCTCAGCCCCTCTACTGCAACCTGGAGTCCCTGGGGTAG
- the Gdf15 gene encoding growth/differentiation factor 15 translates to MALPEPQARLPEGSQLRFLLFLLLLLLLSCSSPGGALAVTEPRRPLPEPELHVHELRGRFQDLLRLLHANQSREDSNSESIPDKAVRVLTPEVRLGSHGHLLLRVNRTSLTHGLPEAYRVHRALLLLTPSSRPWDVTGPLQRALSLRGPRGRALRLRLAPPPDSAVLPSGDARLELHFRAAAGRGRRSAHARPRDSCPLGPGRCCHLQTVQATLEDLGWSDWVLSPRQLQLSMCVGECPHLYRSASTHAQIKARLHGLQPDRVPAPCCVPSSYTPVVLMHRTDSGVSLQTYEDLVARSCHCA, encoded by the exons ATGGCTCTGCCCGAGCCCCAGGCCCGGCTCCCGGAAGGCTCGCAGCTGAGGTTCCtgctgttcctgctgctgctgctgctgctgtcatgCTCGTCACCGGGGGGCGCCCTGGCAGTGACCGAGCCGCGACGCCCCCTTCCGGAGCCTGAACTGCACGTCCACGAGCTCCGAGGTCGCTTCCAGGACCTGCTGAGGCTGCTGCACGCCAACCAGAGCCGGGAGGACTCGAACTCAGAATCCATCCCCGACAAGGCGGTCCGGGTACTCACTCCAGAAG TGCGACTGGGGTCCCACGGTCACTTGCTGCTCCGCGTCAACCGGACGTCGCTGACCCACGGCCTCCCCGAAGCCTACCGCGTGCACCGAGCCCTGCTCCTGCTGACGCCGTCGTCCCGGCCCTGGGACGTCACCGGGCCCCTGCAGCGCGCGCTCAGCCTCCGGGGACCCCGTGGCCGCGCGCTGCGCCTGCGCCTAGCGCCGCCTCCCGACTCGGCCGTGCTGCCCTCTGGAGACGCGCGGCTGGAACTGCACTTCCGGGCGGCCGCCGGCAGGGGGCGCCGCAGCGCGCATGCGCGCCCGAGAGACTCGTGCCCGCTGGGTCCCGGGCGCTGCTGTCACCTGCAGACTGTGCAGGCAACACTCGAGGACCTGGGCTGGAGCGACTGGGTGCTGTCCCCGCGCCAGCTGCAACTGAGCATGTGCGTGGGCGAGTGCCCCCACCTCTACCGCTCGGCCAGCACGCACGCGCAGATCAAAGCGCGCCTGCACGGCCTGCAGCCCGACCGGGTGCCCGCCCCGTGCTGCGTCCCCTCCAGCTACACCCCGGTGGTCCTCATGCATAGGACGGACAGCGGCGTGTCACTGCAGACCTACGAGGACCTGGTGGCCCGGAGCTGCCACTGCGCATGA
- the Pgpep1 gene encoding pyroglutamyl-peptidase 1 isoform X2 has translation MGFGPFGEHTVNASWIAVQELEKLGLGDSVDLHVYQIPVEYQTVQRLIPALWEKHSPQLVVHVGVSGMATTVTLEKCGHNKGYKGLDNCRFCPGSQCCVEDGPESIDSIIDMDAVCKRVTTLGLDVSVTISQDAGRYLCDFTYYTSLYQGRGRSAFVHVPPLGKPYNADQLGRALRAIIEEMLGVLEQAEGDIGCYHQH, from the exons GAGCTGGAGAAGCTGGGCCTTGGGGACAGCGTGGACCTGCATGTGTACCAGATCCCGGTGGAGTACCAGACGGTTCAGCGGCTCATCCCCGCACTCTGGGAGAAGCACAGCCCACAG ctggtggtgcatGTTGGTGTGTCCGGCATGGCCACCACAGTGACACTGGAGAAATGTGGACACAACAAGGGCTACAAAGGCCTGGATAACTGCCGCTTCTGCCCCGGCTCACAGTGCTGCGTAGAGGACGGCCCGGAGAGCATCGACTCCATCATCGACATGGATGCGGTGTGCAAACGGGTGACCACGCTGGGACTGGACGTGTCTGTCACCATCTCCCAGGATGCTGGCAG gTACCTATGTGACTTTACCTACTACACCTCGCTCTACCAGGGCCGTGGCCGCTCAGCTTTTGTCCATGTGCCCCCGCTGGGCAAGCCCTACAATGCCGACCAGCTAGGCCGCGCACTGCGGGCCATCATTGAGGAGATGCTAGGTGTCCTGGAGCAGGCGGAAGGGGACATCGGCTGTTACCACCAGCACTGA
- the Pgpep1 gene encoding pyroglutamyl-peptidase 1 isoform X4, giving the protein MATTVTLEKCGHNKGYKGLDNCRFCPGSQCCVEDGPESIDSIIDMDAVCKRVTTLGLDVSVTISQDAGRYLCDFTYYTSLYQGRGRSAFVHVPPLGKPYNADQLGRALRAIIEEMLGVLEQAEGDIGCYHQH; this is encoded by the exons ATGGCCACCACAGTGACACTGGAGAAATGTGGACACAACAAGGGCTACAAAGGCCTGGATAACTGCCGCTTCTGCCCCGGCTCACAGTGCTGCGTAGAGGACGGCCCGGAGAGCATCGACTCCATCATCGACATGGATGCGGTGTGCAAACGGGTGACCACGCTGGGACTGGACGTGTCTGTCACCATCTCCCAGGATGCTGGCAG gTACCTATGTGACTTTACCTACTACACCTCGCTCTACCAGGGCCGTGGCCGCTCAGCTTTTGTCCATGTGCCCCCGCTGGGCAAGCCCTACAATGCCGACCAGCTAGGCCGCGCACTGCGGGCCATCATTGAGGAGATGCTAGGTGTCCTGGAGCAGGCGGAAGGGGACATCGGCTGTTACCACCAGCACTGA